Proteins from a genomic interval of Gammaproteobacteria bacterium:
- the nth gene encoding endonuclease III: MRESVKARKERAARIYDLLVECYPDAHCALHHRNPYELAVATILSAQCTDERVNKVTPALFERYPEALDLAGARQGELEQLIHSTGFFRNKAKNLIGMATAVAEKHGNELPRNMKELMALPGIGRKTANVILGNAFGIDEGVVVDTHVKRLANRMSFTRYPDPVRIERDLMKLFPRERWTLLAHLLIFHGRQVCAARKPRCEECALSRLCPSSSV; encoded by the coding sequence CGAGTGCTACCCGGACGCGCACTGCGCCCTCCACCACCGCAATCCCTACGAGCTGGCGGTCGCGACCATCCTCTCGGCGCAATGCACCGACGAGCGGGTGAACAAGGTGACGCCCGCCCTGTTCGAGCGCTATCCGGAGGCGCTGGACCTGGCCGGCGCGCGCCAGGGCGAGCTCGAGCAGCTCATCCACTCCACCGGCTTCTTCCGCAACAAGGCGAAGAATCTGATCGGCATGGCGACGGCGGTTGCCGAAAAGCACGGAAACGAGCTGCCGCGCAACATGAAGGAGCTGATGGCGCTGCCGGGCATAGGCCGCAAGACCGCCAACGTCATCCTCGGCAACGCCTTCGGCATCGACGAGGGGGTGGTCGTGGATACGCACGTGAAGCGCCTCGCGAACCGGATGAGCTTCACCCGCTATCCGGATCCCGTGCGCATCGAGCGCGACCTCATGAAGCTCTTCCCGCGCGAGCGCTGGACACTGCTCGCACATCTCCTGATCTTCCACGGCCGCCAGGTGTGCGCGGCCCGAAAACCCCGCTGCGAGGAGTGCGCGCTTTCGCGCCTGTGCCCTTCGTCGAGCGTGTGA